The following coding sequences lie in one Nycticebus coucang isolate mNycCou1 chromosome 18, mNycCou1.pri, whole genome shotgun sequence genomic window:
- the LOC128570914 gene encoding transforming protein RhoA-like, with amino-acid sequence MAAIRKKLVIVGDGACGKTCLLIVFSKDQFPEVYVPTVFENCVADIEVVGKQVELALWDTAGQEDYDRLRPLTYPDTDVILMCFSIDSPDSLENIPEKWIPEVKHFCPNVPIILVGNKKDLRNDEHTRRELAKMKQEPVKPEEGRDMATRIGAFGYMECSAKTKDGVREVFEMATRAALQARRGKKKSGCLVL; translated from the coding sequence ATGGCTGCTATCAGGAAGAAACTGGTGATTGTTGGTGATGGAGCTTGTGGGAAGACATGCTTGCTCATAGTCTTCAGCAAGGACCAGTTCCCAGAGGTGTATGTGCCAACGGTGTTTGAGAACTGCGTGGCAGATATTGAGGTGGTTGGCAAGCAGGTAGAATTGGCTTTGTGGGACACAGCCGGGCAGGAAGACTATGACCGCCTGAGGCCCCTCACCTACCCAGACACCGATGTTATACTCATGTGTTTCTCCATCGACAGCCCTGATAGTTTAGAAAACATCCCAGAAAAATGGATCCCAGAAGTCAAGCATTTCTGTCCCAATGTGCCCATCATCCTGGTTGGGAACAAGAAGGATCTGCGGAATGATGAGCACACAAGGCGGGAGCTAGCCAAGATGAAGCAGGAGCCGGTAAAACCTGAGGAAGGCAGAGATATGGCAACCAGGATTGGTGCTTTTGGGTACATGGAGTGTTCAGCAAAGACCAAAGATGGAGTGAGGGAGGTTTTTGAAATGGCTACAAGAGCTGCTCTGCAAGCCAGACGTGGGAAGAAAAAATCTGGGTGCCTTGTCTTGTGA